In the Lytechinus variegatus isolate NC3 chromosome 17, Lvar_3.0, whole genome shotgun sequence genome, CAGATAATAGCAGTAGATGTCATTTGGTACATGGGATAACAACTATTCCGGAATGGGGGTTTCGAGAAAAACTTCGAATATTATCTTCGTCTGAGATCTTTGCTGGAGGACATTTTGTTTGAGAAGTCTTCTTCAAAACATAATAGGAAATCAAAGTGAATTGGTGGTTAAAAATCATTACTTGAGTTCGCGCGTACAGTATGGGGGTGAGTCATATCACTTTGACTGAGTATATGCCCCCTGCGttcaagaagaaaataatggCTAGTATTACTAGCATATCAGAACTAAGGAATCGTTATTGTTCGGATTCCCTACTTTGTACGGTAAATACTTTTGATTACATTTCGTCAGTGGAAGagcaaatgatttattttcattatttcaactACAAATTAAATGCACGCACGAAACCGGTACTGTAACCAGACTctcatacaaaataaattgagaCAGATAAAACAAGTATATCATCGCAGGATACTACATGTTAAACGTTTTCATCAAGTGTTGTTTGCGACAATGACGTCATTATCAATTCGCCTTACGCTTACTTCTTTACTCTGGGAGATCCTGAACAGAATTTCAAGGATGGAAGTTGTAATTTGAAATGCAAAATTGttccattttatttgtaaatatatagCAGGTCTTTAATGATAATGACCTTCTCACATCTCACTGGCCGACCGTATTCCTGCAGTTCTCTTCGTCATCAACGCCAGAGGGCGGTTTAGTCTCGGAAGGGGTTCGCTCGTTTTGGGAGCCAAGGAAAATTGTTGACGTTCTCCAAAGGTTCCGGGTCTGTCCTCCGGCACAAAACCCTCCCTCTGCACACTGGCTGAGAAGCACGAGACTGCCGTGATGGTGCAGTTTTTTCGCAAAATAGAACAATAATTCCCATTATTCATTACATTCCACCTTAAATATGGCTTTGATTTGGGGAGAAAATTAACAAGGGAAATTGAGTTAGTTCGGGGGTTAGTTAACGTAAAATGAAGCATCCGTAATAACCTGAAGTTGTCGACTTGAATCCAAATCATGATCCTCCGAAGACAACTTCTTTTTAACGGTATCTTTAGAATGACAATCCTAAAGCGATTCGTCTCAACCATCTAATCATCATCTATATCGACCTAGATCCCTAGATTTatcaaacattgtttttttttcattgaaaaaaaaaactttcatgtcAAATTGATTATAGATATGATGTTGAGTATCTTTTGCATTTGAATGTATGTTTTGGTTAATGGTGATATTTCGCTTTTATTTGCTGTCAATCGTCAAGAACGAAATTATGAAAGCTTATtctctgttgttttttttcgttccacaacattattattattacaaacgTCTGCtgaaactattattattaaagttgttatgataataattatcatcatcattatcattaatgttaatataattattattagtgtCGTTATTTTGAATTTACTATTGTTACATTATTTGCATTATAgccataattatcatcatcattactatcctAAATAAAGTTATCGTCACTCTTCCTGCTTTCTCgatatcattttgatttttatcacaAAGCCTTGAATCAAGGGTCAATGCCCCTTGAAAGTAAACCATCGCACTTCAAACATGCATAAAACACGACTTTtccctcccttttctctcttttcttcctctttctttctttctttctttctttctctctctctctctcttaaatatttaatctattttttcctctctgatacttttttttatttccttcttctttctatTAAGCATGCAAATCTTTCTTTTGAGCAACCTAATCCATCATGATTAAAATCTCTTACATTGACTCTGAGTCTCTAATCGACCCGAGATGTTCAGAAAGGAAACGTGCACTTGCAACCTGTTTGTGTGTTTCTTCATCGACCTACTGGATATTACTTATTCTGTATAACAATCCAGCTCATTTTAAGACCATCTAGAGCGCCATTACCACTGACCAGTGTTGACCGTCTTGGTTAGTCGACGGTCATTCTTCCATTAATGGctaatgaaatattcatgaagtGGGCAAACTATActtgaacacccccccccccctcccccactcctTCCTACTTCCTAGTCATGCTGATCGAGACATTGTCTGAGGAATGTtgtcatttatacaaacaatttTAGTTACCGTATCgtttttatgttgatttattgtTGGTGTTTTAATCgataaaacagaaaaatgaaagtgtttATATCATTCCATTAGCTTTGCctaatatgaacattttccaAAATGCTGCTCGTCCAGCGCCGCAAGCGTCATCTATACTGTCTGGGTGCTTATTTAGTTAATATCACTGATATAATGATAGTACACTGATGATTTTAGTAGTTGCAGTTTTATTTGTCCGTAATGTTTTAGCAGgtaatctttttttctgttcGCAATCTTTGGTGTTCTCGagactttgtttttgtttaaggATTTAACAGTGTATATCGTTTTATTTCCGTATGTTTTAGAATTCTTTTGTTCAATCGTCTAATTTGTTTTAGAATGCAACATGAATGCCATGACTTGAAAGATATACGATTATTCTGTATAGTGGCGGTATATGTTCAAAACAAAACTCTTCAAAATGTTTGCCTTAATACTCTTACAGGTGTACCAGCCATACCGGTATTGAACCATGGCATATTGGAGATATTTTACTAAATCACCAACTTTTATTATTGTGACGATGACATGGCATAAATAATGCTTACAGAATGTTTGATAGCCCAAATTGTTCATTCAACATTTTCACAAGGACAAAATTGCCCTTGAATTCTAACACTTGATCGCACTGGTTGATGAGCATTGTTTTGCTCTGTATGCACGCTCTGTATGACACTGGTTTGGCGATCACGTCAGGAATGATATGAATGAAACATGCTAGCTGTAAAGAGATGATGACAGAGATTAATTTTAATGTATTCACATTCAGCATTAATGAGATGAATATAGGATCACATGGATGGTCACTGTGTGCCCATTATTATAGAGTGAGAGGGGGAAAGGGTCTGTTGGGAACAGCGCGATTAGCAGTTCCCCAAGATAGTGTGATATCCCCATGCATAATTCCGGTCTCTTTTCTTACGGTGAGCGACGGTGACGGATCGCGCTGCTATCTCGTTCGTATTATGATGGAGGATGGGCAGAATTGGCGCGATAAGAAGGAGATAGATCCTCATGATGATACCCTCTTGCTAACGCATCAAATTTACATTGTAATCGTGTACGAACATATCAGAGAAGATATGTAGGAAGATGGCACACTTTTACGGATAAATGCTCAGAATTGCGACCCAATTCCATCACGATATCAGTAGAATTGTGAACGTTCTTTGACAAAGTTTTATTCAGGTATTATACGTAAAATGCATGGTCTGGTGTCATAGATACATAAAATATCCGAACCCTCCCGACTGTTATGGTTTGTGTTTATAGCAAAGAAACACATTCCACGAACCAGAGTAGGCTTACactaatctaaaaaaaattacagcatTAGTTCTAATTGTTATTTTCGTAGCTCAAGAATAATAAACATGTTGTGAATGGTGGTACTCCAGTGAAAACGTTTTCCTAAAAACTGTATAGAGAGGCTTCGTTAATAACGTGGCACTTCATACCATTTATTCACGCGAGTGTCCGTGAAAGGCAGAACACCTTTGAAGCTTACAGAAATCCAACATTATAGTCTACTGTCTATGTTAGGAGAATATGTTTCGGGGCCCATGTCTTTTGATTATAACATTAAGTGACTAAAACACTGATTTCccgttcattttgttttttcccctctGCAGGAGAGGCGATACATTTAGCTCGTGATTTTGGTTACGTGTGCGAGACAGAATTCCCAGCCCGGCAAGTCTCGGAGTACGTCTTGAGACAACACTCAGATCCATCGGAGATCCAGACGAGAAGACAAATGGTGCTAGCGGCCAAGTAAGTTCCTTGGAAATTCCCTCAAACATGGCATCACCCTCAATTCAATGTTCCCATGGCTACATGATCAACAATCATCTTTTCTAGGGTCTCTGTTGAAGAATAACATCGGTATTTGAATTTTGAGCCATGTAAAGTCAGAAGCCAAATTGGTACAATATGTAAAAGATATTAGGATATCTAAAGCCACGTCATATGGTTCATCATTTCATGGGCAGATAGAACACCCTCCTGAACGATGTTTAAAGATGGTTACAAAATTTAAGAGAGTCGGTTTATTTATAGGTCATACGTTGATACTTACATGATAGTGAAATCGTTTTAGTACCTGAACTTGTTAACATACATTGTTATTTAGTCGTTGGTTTGGTGTGGATTTGTCTTTCACAAGCTACAAGCAAGCAAGAAAATTCCGAATCGGGATTAAATTTTGGTGGTTTCACTTAATATAAGTTGTGATCATGATTTTTTCCATGAGCTTTTCTCTATAATTTTCTTGTCTGTTTTTTGTGCACAGACAAATCACGAAAGAGCTACAGGACGTGTTATGTCAAGATCGTACCCCTATTGGTAACACGCGACCACAGCCCATCCTAGAGCCGTCCATCCAGCGCTGTCTCACTCACTTTAGCCTCATCTCACATGGTTTCGGTACGCCGGCTCTATCGGCGGCCTTCGCCACCTTGCAGAACTGCCTGACGGAGATGCTTAAGTACATCGAGAAGGCCTTCCCTAACAGTATTCCCCCGCATCCCACGACGCCAAGCTCCGGTGGCAACGTTGTCAACAAAATGGACGGCAGTCCGTCGAAAGGCGACGACAAAAACGACAATCGCGCAAAGGACATTGTATGAGGAATGACTTTTCGAACaaaagaaaccaaaaaaaagaagaaagcgaAAAGGACGAACACTTCTCGGATGTGGACATATTTTTAACACTTTGGACACCAGTGTCACACTACATGAGGTGGCGTACAGGACTTAATGGTGCCGAGGATGTTCAAAAGACTCTTTGCAGCAGgacgagttttttttttcaacagtttCGGAGGCAGGGttaaatacattttacatttaacaaaattaagatggaaattaAATGTGTTTATATATAGTGTATGAAAGATGTCAAAGAACTTTGTTTGATggatttttgaagaaaaaaaaagatagaagattgttgctgttgtttttcAGTTTCGGTTGACTGCCCATCCCCCCCTGTACAAAGGTTATTTGATATGGTATAATGTATATAGATGTCATTCCTACGGTGGCCGTTTAATGGCTTGCCAATGGTAGTAACTTCAAGATAATCGCGGACAAGTGCAAATCTGAAGACCTAAGGGGCGGAAGGACGTCGCAATTTTAGTTGCCTGTGGTGTTCCTTGGTAGCATGCGCTGTGCTAGCGGGTTAAAACACTTCCTCATCATAGTTCCTCCGTGATCATGTGATGATCTTAACGTTGTTCATGGATTGTGAGAATATACGGGTTAATAGGTATTGTTATAGCACATAGCTAACTAAATTCACGTTAACAACTCAACACTGGAACTTTGAACCAGGTAAATGACAATCAAACAAAGTAGTtagaaggtttttttttacattgtgcTTATTTCACATCCAGCCCACCGAGAGTACGTGCTTACAAACGTCAAAATTAAgtgcaaataaacaaaaatgtttttacgAATCTTTAACATGATCCTGCGACAAGAAACAAAAGCACACAAACttaaaactatatatatatacatacatcaaCCAAAGGTATTTCTAGGATCTGTGCCTGTGTGTATTGCAAAATGCTAGTCAGAGTTATGACTTATCTCgattatttcattcaataacTTTGATCATGTTCCTGCATTAATCCATGAATCAATGACATGAAACTGATCATGGGGTTTTCAAGGAATAATACGAAAGGTTTGCCCACCTATCTATGTgccaaaaaaataaagtattgtaTTCGTGTTATATGACAAGATTATGTTTAGGTTTTTTAAGATTATCATAAAAATTTTACAGAAGCATGACAATCATTCTGTTCTTTTCGCTTTTACAAGCATCTCAACGCTGTATTCAACGGGAACGGAAATTATCGGTGAGATTTAGATATGCGTAGTGGGTCGATGAAATGTGAGTCTATATTATTGTGTTCAATTTCTCTAAAGTATAAAGGAAACAGTTACGATACGCCTGATACAAGAATATAACAACGGTAATTTTTATTCGAAGATGTTTCTTTCGAAATGATGTAAGTGAATTTAAGCTATTgacaatcatttttttgtttttactggtGTAGAAAATGTACATAATTTTCAGATTGCTATGGGAGTACTACTCCCAAGTTAAGTGTTAGGTATCAGTGGAAATAACaaagtgttttattttgaagtaaCAGTCGTGCAAAGCGTGTGTTTTAATAACCTGTTTGAGTTAACATAATGCGATAAGGTGGAATAGCccgtttttcttttcattcctcTCATAAAATTCATCAGAATATCTCAAGGTGACTACAACAGATCAGATAAGATTAAGCTGTCAAAAAAATCGTCTTTTCAGAAGCATCTTGgatataaagaaaattattattccAGTAAGAGCCGATTACATCATATCCAAATAAGAATGCATCCTTTCTTGTTTCACTCGAGACATCCGGTATTCCCTGTGAGGGGCATTCCACTTTATCCCACTTTATCCAACTCTTTGGAATTTTGAAGTTCACTGTTATCATGGAGCGTGTGATTTCGTGGTCATGTTCCATTTCTCTTCGACAGGAGAATGTTTGGATCAAGTTCAGATATGGGGGAAACACGCTGGTGGGAATGGAGTCTTGTCGTATCGTATCGTTTGATTGTGAATGTTTGAACACAACCATACTACACAGAACTGTGTTTCGTCCCCTTGTTAATGCTTAATATCCATCTTCCTGTATTTCCCCAATGTCTTCAATTTACTCATCTTTATTTCTCCGATTTGGTGTGTCACGTATGAGATAAATTGGACATCTTGCCTGTTCTATGCAACAagatatataataatgatatggaTATGACAATGATTCATATGATCGAATTGGCCACTCTCtaagaaagaaatacatttgtCTACCGTCCTGTATAAAGAAGGCctatctttgatatatttttaaagaattgcaTTATCGGCTTATTATATTCTTATGATAATGGAAACGAGGGAGCATTGTTGATAATTTTGTCCAATACTAGCACACTGACTAGTGGCTCCGTAACGAGAGACTACAAATTTTTGACCAAAGAGGGCAgtcaatataatttcatttaatttctaaTCACAAGAAAATACAGTTCAATGTGTTCTTGTTTTATGTGGTGTTTGTTCTGTTTGTGTTTTATATCTGGTCCAGTGTCTCTTTTATATGGCTGGACAATAATATTTAGCAAACTTCGTTTGATAGACAGAACTTTGTATAGATAATTGCAGATGATCGGTTGTTCTACTGTTGAATGGTCTCGTAAACTGCCAAAGTGTTATCAAATGCAAAAAGAGAGCACGTGTCTTTTTTAAATGTACCCACCGAATGACCGAACCGAGTCATGTGACTTCCAAATATGGCGGCTGATTGCGGTTCATCTCAGTATTCGTTTCGAAGACACAATAAGATAGGACAAGCAGTTTCTGATTTTAAATATTCACTATGTTTACAATCATATTTCTATGACAATTCATTTAAGCAGCAATTCGTGTGGCCGGTTTAAGCTTTCAAACTAACCTATTTTGGAGCGGAAAGTATatgtatatttgtttaattCTGACATGTTTTCTTACTTCTGCATGTTttccaaatcaaattattttaatctcaccccccccaaaaaaaaaataaataaataaataaatggttaGAATGACTAAAACTTGTTTGTATTATCTGTTTGTTCagtcaaaaagaaagatattaaCTTGGCCTATTTCTCGGTTACATATTTCCTTTGAGTAAGTCAATGTGAGTATATCATCCTTTGATTCCATTAtgaaattaaatgtcaaaagaaatattaagaagACATATTGTAAACAATCCTTCATGTTCAACTGAAATGGATGACGGGTAGAAAATGGTTATATCATACGAAATATTGTCGATTTTATCATTTCAGCTTTCAAAGTACAATGAATTATTCAGAGGTTAGATGGAAATAATGAAGATGACAATACATTATGAATGTGTACatgaagatgaaagaaaaaatgtttgttCACGTTAAATATCCACATGTCCTATTCTTTTAGTACCTGTCATTATTGCTATTCATAATATCGACATAAATTGCTTTGTTTTATGCCTACCATTGAATGTACTCTGCATGCTTGCTTTAAGCATTCTTCGCTTTTCTAGACGAAACCAAAgtctttttttgtattcatttcagTCTCCATTTTACTCAAGAaacaatttgaattcaaataaaacccCAAACTATATTTGAAGgtaaaataaaatgtgataaaatgcTTTTGAGTACTCATGTAATTGCATTTGCTTTTATCGTACATGAGCAGTGTGTCTGCCAATGGTCACTATGTTTGCATGAAATTTCGCCTAGAATGTTCAATATATTAAATCGTCTTTCTCTCACGAGTTCATCGACAATGAATGATTCGAAAGATTTCTGTTTGAAACAAATTACTACTGAATGGGAAAACgatatttgtcttatttttccaTCAAGGGAAcgagtttatttttttttcatggttaaaGAAGTATTGCGCGTGAACAATCGCTGGTTATTTTACGCGCAAACTTTTACATCAACCTAATCAGTATTCTACCTAATGTAGTGATTTGATGATCTAATTTTGCTGGTCCCTCTGCGGATCCATTATCAATACTGTAGAGGTATCAGCAAAAAAGTTCGACTGCGTCTCCTTTGTGTTATGCTATTTTTTATAACGCTCTTTCATTCTGTTGTTTCACGTCACTGCAAAAACTACGGTGTTTTAACAACACCAGTCGGGTGTTATGAGTGTACCAAACCATCTGGTGTTAAAATACACCATACAGTTTGACCATGACAC is a window encoding:
- the LOC121430559 gene encoding transcription factor AP-2-alpha-like, with amino-acid sequence MHRHNVTPDGVGQRKGEAVLINPLKPGAHDDSTNYIHGIRQKNENGKDGLVANVTSPNDVFCSVPGRLSLLSSTSKYKVTVAEVQRRLSPPECLNASLLGGVLRRAKSKNGGRYLRERLEKIGLNLPAGRRKAANVTLFTSLVEGEAIHLARDFGYVCETEFPARQVSEYVLRQHSDPSEIQTRRQMVLAAKQITKELQDVLCQDRTPIGNTRPQPILEPSIQRCLTHFSLISHGFGTPALSAAFATLQNCLTEMLKYIEKAFPNSIPPHPTTPSSGGNVVNKMDGSPSKGDDKNDNRAKDIV